In the Telopea speciosissima isolate NSW1024214 ecotype Mountain lineage chromosome 6, Tspe_v1, whole genome shotgun sequence genome, ATTGTTTCTTTAGATATCAGGACTATGAGCTCTCTCTTCAACTTCCTTCACATTACACAACATATGGTAGGTTGATTTAACCGAATAAAGCCCATTCTTAGCCGCTCCCCAAACAAGTTGGTCTTCTGATGGCAAAAGAGGGAGTGAATGCAAAGAATCGCATCTGCTACTTGAGGGCTAAAAGTGGAACAAATGAAGTTCTCCTTCCACACTCGATTAGCCCCATTGATAAGCTCCTCCACCTTGTAAACAGTGGGATGTAAAGGGGTCGGATCTGTTATTTTGAAGAGAGAAGGCCCGGTACCCAATTATCAGACCAAATGTCAATTTTGTTACCAATCCCCACTTTCCATAGCATACCTAGCTTCAGAGCTTTCCTTCTCTCTAGGATACTTCTCCAAGTCCAGGAGGGGCTGCTTCCAAGTTGAGCATCTAAGAAATCAAAATTGGGAAACTAGAGGGCTTTCATAAATCTAGCCCATTCCGTATGTGGTTCTCTCCACAGTCTCCAATTAAGCTGATTTTTCTTACCATATGAGTTTTCATATCTTGTATATATGctgactaggataattgatcTTGATTGTTCCTCCTTTGATTCTTTCCATTATAACCAGCACTACCTTAGGATGTAATTAGTCTCTAATTTGGGATGATTGATCCCTTGTAATCTTGTATATATTTACCCCTCATATCAATGGAAGATACACACAAGTTTCCATCCAATTCAATATTACATGTCTCCCTACCATAtgcttaacatggtatcagcctaAACCCGGTTCTTGggctctcctttctcttttccaatGGGCGATCCCACAGCTCCACTTCCTGTCGCAGCTACCACCATCTCACCCACCTCTCCTTACTTTCTTCATAGTTTTGATCAGCCGGGTACAACCCTCGTCACCCCGCTGCTTGATGGCGACAATTTTCCCATTTGGAATCATGCCATGCTCATGATTCTTGAAGCCAAGAACAAACTCCAATTTCTCGATGGTTCCTTGCCCAAACCGGAGCCTACTTTGGTTGATTTCTCCTCTTGGATTTGCTGCAACAGTATGCTTCATTCTTGGATTGTTCATTCCACGGTTTTGACTATTGCTCACAGCATTCTTTAGTTCGACATTGCCCGTGATGCTTGGCTTGACTTACAGGCTTGTTTTTCCCAAAAGAATACTCCTTAGATTTTTGAGATCCGACATTCCATCTCCACCTTGCGCCAAGATCATGACTCCATTTTATCTTACTACACCAAACTCAAAGGTCTCTGtgatgaattttcttcttatcGCACTCTACCGACATGCACTTGCGGCATGACTTGTTTGAATTCGATTCTCTCATGGATTTCTTACAAGGCCTCAATGATTCTTACTCGGCCGTTCGAAGTCAGATTCTTTTGATGGACCCTCTTCCATCGGTTGCAAAGGCTTATTCTTCGCTGTTACAAGAAGAGTGCCAATGCTCTATTCAATCCACTCCTGCTCCAATAACCGAGTTCATTGCACTTGCCGCCGGCTCTACCAAAGGAACCAGTCAACGCTCTAAACCTTTTTATCACTGTACTTTTTATGGCAATGACGAGCACTCTGAGAGCCGATGCTTCAAGAAACACGGGTATCCGGATGGCTGGACCCCCGCGTTCCACCACCACTCATGGTGGTCCTTCACGCCCTACTGCTCCTCTCTCTACCGTGGTCTCCTCGGCACCTGCATCTTTCATGCCCACCTTGTCTGCTGATCAGGTCACTCAGCTCTTGGCGTTGATCTATGTTGGTAATTCTCATCCTCTTGCATCACTTGCGGGTAAGTTTTGTTTGGCCTCTTCCTTCGATTCCCCCCTTAGATAATCGATTCTGGGGCAACTGACCATATCTGTTGTGATTTATCCCTTTTTTTCCAATATTTCTACTCCATCTTATGCATTACCTATTACTTTACCTAATGGCACCCAAACCCCTGTTACCCACATAAGTGATGTTCTTTTAAATTCTTCTTTAACTCTTAAGCATGTGCTTTACATCCCTACATTCCGTTTTAATTTGCTCTCCATTCCAAAGATCACTTCCAGTGCTTCTTGTGCTGTTATTTTTTCtaattcctcttgtttctttCAAGACCTATGCTCGAAGAGGACTATTGCGATGGGTAAACGATGTGGTGACCTTTATTTCTTGGATCTTCTCCATCACTTTGTTGCTGCTACTGATCATTCCTCTTTTGACCTATGGCATTGCCGTCTTGGTCACTCGGgttcttcctttatttcttctttgaaaCATTTGGACTCTAGAATTTTATTTCATAAGGACTGTTTATGTACTGTTTGTCCATTGGCGAAATAGACTCGTTTACCATTTCCTAATAGTTCTATATCTACACTTGCTTGTTTTGATATGATTCAGTTCGATGTTTGGGGGACCGTACCGCACACCCACTTTGTCGGGTGCCCGTTATTTTTTGACCATCGTAGATGATTTTTCTCGAAGCACCTGGCTATTTCTAATGCAAACCAAAGGTGAAGTTCCCAATTtaattcagaattttttttccatgatGAAACTCAATTTGGGGTATGTAATACCtatgcccaaaatataagggtaatttggacttttcactttgtgtgcagaatctaTACCAATagaccaatgaagggtggaattgtggttgttagcatgcacactagaggtaaaaccttgctagtattttattagtattagtgtagggtatgcttatttatttatttatttttccttctttgtgcatggttatgtgttactagtatccaaatatatttatttataagtttattaacatctaagagaggttagcctagtggttaggaccccatatggatttaaacaggtctaaggatcaattcttaagggaagcaattgaaaggaattttatttgttttgctttggatagcttggtggacacaATATTGGCTTTTGACTTGGGAACTAtaatcgatattgaaaggagaagaaagattctctttgtcaagtgtacttgagaagttgagataaattaagggaagggagagaatgaaaaaacttaaagtttaatgaattaataaactataaaataaattaagagattaaaacttaaaatttaattaaaagggggttgaaacctattctaacaaataaagaagaagaagtaaagaagaggaaataaagaaggattgaagaagaagaaataaagatgaaggaggaggaaaaacaaaaaaaaaaagagggagaaaagaatttcacgtaagagcaagagagaagcgAATTCATTAgatttgttctttgtttttttgaaggtatacattttaatatttttatactctatttcatgatcatttgaatatagCAGATTGATTCTTGAGGTGGTATTGTTACGGTGTAtagttttggacagattctatCTTCTGTTAGgaaaagaattgtatttcttaatgAATGAGGATTTTGGGCtccaattttggtgggattatagatgacatgtagatgaaatattgtttcaaatttgaggcccatccaatttcgtttggtatcccatatgaatgagaacttgggactaatttgctgtcttggcagaatttgaacctgaacttgggaataatgaaagcgCAACTAATACTTAGaatttaggtttaaaatttatgtatcttttaaataTATTGCACAGATTCTGGCtgaatctgtgcactaagattgaaacaaatgatttaaatataaaataagagaatttggagatgatttttggtggagatcttggtattagggtaaattggtctcctataaattttgagagtctctagatatgtaCAAGTGGGGGAAATATTGCAATTTGAGGGCTGCCCATGTTTATAAGTTGGGTGCAGCTTTGTAAGagtacataaacctattgattttgctatttataatctatgtaggggatattggatcgttatttttgtgatttgaagtacagtgagaattgagttaaaacttgcaaggtgagtgagaccccgcaggacctatgtattattttcatatacaaatctcttttctttgatttgccattttgtgaaatttcatgatttgaaacaacatgactatttgtgcataattgtcttgaagtttattttgaagtattatacatgttttgaaatataatttgatttttatggaaagaatgcatgatttttactttattaaaagTATGATGAGACTTgccattttataagatatgattttaatgtaatattgttggactaCAACCCTTCCAACaaggggttatgtgttggggtggattgttgagcacaggagtgaggcaagagtgtgacgtttaaggacatggtctagttctgtgagccaagagctcgaaggtcacaattccattatgtttggTATGTGGATCAAGGGGTGAGGCAAGAacgtgacgtttaaggaacgtggttttccctccataggagcctgttaccggttctgtgagccaagagcctgagtcccatcctaatgattatattggtgatatgttgatttttagtagtgccattttatgaacctactgaggctattaattggaactagatttatgaacttttgaactcatggcatgttttactggaatttgtgatattttcagatttatataacatatgttttgagattctattatatttcgggatatgcatttgtttatcgatatttatgttctgtttccccttactcattaagctttccccaagcttacccctttatttaaccacacagaggacgagagtcaggagccatgctcatgtgatgagtgcactggagttattggaggagatgatactcaggttggggatgattaaaaaatttatgaaatcatttatcctttttttatttggaatggttgtaatgattttggatttggatttgaccctgatacatgatttattttaatatttggatggatggatgtaatagggatttattcttacttttagttgtggtgccaccaacaccttagtttaaatattcgaattcatattaatcgaatgttgaatttaactgtttaagtcttccgctgtgttatatgatggtattattgaggatttatttggagattatgattaatggttcaattttggtttatctatctaaaaccattttgatcttgtggatttgtgtgacgacccttacccctaggccggtTTGGGAGCGTTACAgcggtggtatcagagcggagtTTTAGAGTAGAGTATGAACTAGAACTGATGGCATAGGATCTTTAACATAGAGGTGTTACACCTAGGATTGAACCTCTATCAATAGGGTAGTTTGTCTTGGTTTCCTGTGTACTAGAAATTTTGGCATGGGAGTGATATCTGCTTTGGACTAAAGTGTACCTCTTATTGTTAGGTACAATGCCTCCCCGCGAGGACGCTcaattcctccaccaccaccaccaactgaGGAGAAtctacctccaccaccacctatTGTACCTGGGGTTACGCCACAGGATTTTATGGGAGCCTTtacaaattttatgaattttgtgcAACAACAGCCTACAGTTGACGCTAACCAACCACAACCAGAGCAATAAGCCCCAAGGAGAGAGGATACCAGCAAGGTGATGGAAAAGTTTAAGAAATTGGGACCACTGGTCTTTAAGGGAGTGAGTACAAATCCCTTGTGACCATCGGTTTGGGTTGAcgagatggagaagatcttcagAGTCTTGGAGTGCACAGACCACCAAAAGGTCACTTGTGCCACATTCATCCTACAGGGAGAAGCTAATATGTGGTGGAAGACTTCTAGGCAAATTCTGGAAGCTCAAGATCCAGTAATTACATGGGCGAGATTCTTAGAGGCCTTCTACGAGAACTTCTTCCCTGAAAGCCTTAGGGAGAGAAAGGAGGTGGAGTTTTTACATTTGACTCAGGGATCAGATTTAGTGATgaacaataaaaagaaatttgaagaattgGCTTGGTTTGCACCTGCACACATTGATACTGATGCTAAGAAGGCTAAGAAATTTTTGAG is a window encoding:
- the LOC122665711 gene encoding uncharacterized protein LOC122665711; the encoded protein is MEKIFRVLECTDHQKVTCATFILQGEANMWWKTSRQILEAQDPVITWARFLEAFYENFFPESLRERKEVEFLHLTQGSDLVMNNKKKFEELAWFAPAHIDTDAKKAKKFLRGLNPQLKGSIVVLKLRLSPEVLKRVLLLEDSQRGTIQGNSSKVQEKMPIDSQHSRDDRPQRHQRTHYEHTTQTPCRTCGKHHSGHCR